The Lentisphaera araneosa HTCC2155 genome has a window encoding:
- the rpmI gene encoding 50S ribosomal protein L35, with the protein MPKQKTRKCVAKRLKQTGTGKFIRCRAGKRHILTKKSPKRKARLGTSTVLKDCELNAVKAALPYGLK; encoded by the coding sequence ATGCCCAAACAAAAGACTCGCAAATGCGTTGCCAAACGTCTCAAGCAGACGGGAACTGGTAAATTCATTCGTTGTCGCGCAGGTAAGCGCCACATCCTCACTAAAAAATCTCCAAAGAGAAAGGCTAGACTCGGTACTTCTACAGTTCTTAAAGACTGTGAACTCAACGCTGTTAAAGCTGCCCTTCCCTACGGCCTCAAATAA
- the infC gene encoding translation initiation factor IF-3, translated as MRLINSPGSDSLAGKKVRLLDSKGQEVAIVPFSVAVTNADSEGLDLVELAPDAKPPVVRIMDYGKFIYEKKKQQKDARKKQMNNNQVKELKFHVNIHDHDFQTKLKHASEFVAKGYKLKITLQFRAREMAHPELGDALMERIIETLGETVTIEAKPKLMGRNMSMQLSPGSKKA; from the coding sequence TTGCGTTTAATTAACTCGCCGGGCTCAGACTCACTAGCTGGCAAAAAAGTTCGTTTACTCGATAGCAAAGGTCAAGAAGTTGCTATTGTTCCATTTTCTGTTGCCGTTACAAATGCGGACTCAGAAGGCCTTGACCTTGTAGAACTCGCCCCTGATGCAAAACCACCTGTTGTCCGTATCATGGACTATGGTAAATTCATTTACGAAAAGAAGAAGCAACAAAAAGATGCTCGTAAAAAGCAAATGAATAACAATCAGGTTAAAGAACTTAAATTTCACGTCAATATCCACGATCACGATTTCCAGACTAAGCTCAAGCACGCTAGCGAATTCGTTGCTAAAGGCTACAAGCTCAAGATCACTTTACAGTTTCGCGCTCGTGAAATGGCTCACCCAGAACTCGGTGATGCGCTCATGGAGAGAATCATTGAAACACTCGGTGAAACAGTCACGATTGAGGCTAAACCCAAGCTCATGGGACGTAACATGTCCATGCAATTATCACCGGGCTCAAAAAAAGCTTAA
- the rplT gene encoding 50S ribosomal protein L20, protein MRSTNSPASRARRKRILKAAKGFYGCASKRIRNAMDAVDKANQHAYVGRKQKKRQFRQLWTARINAACRQQDSNYSSFIDGLKKLNIELNRKVLADMAINDRAAFNALVEQAKTAVAK, encoded by the coding sequence ATGAGATCAACTAATTCCCCAGCTTCAAGAGCTAGAAGAAAACGCATCCTTAAGGCTGCTAAAGGTTTTTACGGCTGTGCTTCAAAGCGTATCAGAAACGCTATGGACGCTGTCGACAAAGCAAATCAACACGCCTATGTAGGCCGTAAGCAAAAGAAACGTCAGTTCCGTCAACTCTGGACTGCGCGTATCAACGCTGCTTGCCGTCAACAGGACAGCAACTACTCAAGCTTCATCGACGGTCTTAAAAAGCTCAACATCGAGCTTAACAGAAAAGTCCTCGCTGACATGGCCATCAACGATCGCGCTGCTTTCAACGCACTCGTAGAACAAGCTAAAACTGCTGTAGCTAAGTAA
- a CDS encoding pyridoxal phosphate-dependent aminotransferase — translation MKKIGKSSHLESVKYEIRGRVAKASERLRLDGVNVLELNIGNPGVFGFKVPDTMNMALIRNLEKSAAYCASKGIYSAREAIVVDTQNQGVKGLDIDRVYLGNGVSELILMAMEGLLNLDDEVLLPSPDYPLWSAAVKISGGQPVYYPCDSKNDWMPNLEAMEASVTSKTRGLVVINPNNPTGAVYSREILEGIVDIARRHNLIIFSDEIYSKVLYDENEFIPMATLAEDILIVSFNGLSKSYRACGFRCGWMYLTGAVDMAESYLEGLDLLASMRLCSNVPAQWAVQTALGGYQSIFDLCSGGGRLKRQRDLCHKRLNAIEGVSAVNAGGALYLFAEIDLDIYKFSNDEDFVLRFLEEEHVLLVHGSGFNYERSAAFRVVFLPYEEDLQRAFDRLEKFLARHRRK, via the coding sequence ATGAAGAAAATCGGTAAATCCTCTCATTTAGAGTCAGTTAAATATGAGATTCGCGGACGTGTTGCGAAAGCCTCTGAGCGCCTTCGCTTAGATGGCGTCAACGTTCTTGAACTCAATATTGGCAACCCAGGTGTTTTCGGATTCAAAGTTCCAGATACAATGAATATGGCTTTGATCCGCAACCTTGAAAAATCGGCCGCCTATTGTGCGTCGAAGGGGATTTATTCGGCGCGTGAAGCCATTGTTGTGGATACACAAAACCAAGGCGTAAAAGGACTCGATATTGATCGCGTGTATTTAGGAAATGGTGTGAGTGAACTCATTCTCATGGCTATGGAAGGTTTACTTAACCTTGATGATGAAGTTTTATTGCCTTCACCCGATTACCCTTTGTGGAGTGCTGCAGTGAAAATTTCTGGTGGTCAGCCGGTTTATTATCCCTGTGATTCTAAAAATGATTGGATGCCCAATCTGGAAGCGATGGAAGCAAGTGTTACGAGTAAGACTCGTGGACTTGTGGTGATTAACCCTAATAATCCAACGGGTGCGGTTTATTCTCGCGAGATACTAGAAGGCATCGTTGACATTGCTAGAAGACATAACTTGATCATTTTTTCAGATGAAATTTATTCGAAAGTTCTCTATGATGAGAATGAATTTATTCCTATGGCAACGCTTGCCGAAGATATCCTCATCGTCAGTTTCAATGGCCTGTCAAAATCCTATCGTGCTTGCGGTTTCCGCTGCGGTTGGATGTATTTAACGGGTGCAGTTGATATGGCGGAATCCTATCTCGAAGGTTTAGATTTATTGGCTTCCATGCGCCTGTGTTCAAATGTTCCAGCTCAGTGGGCCGTACAAACGGCACTTGGCGGATATCAATCTATTTTTGACCTTTGTTCAGGTGGGGGTCGTTTGAAGAGGCAGCGTGACCTCTGCCACAAAAGGCTCAATGCTATCGAGGGGGTTTCAGCTGTAAATGCTGGAGGGGCTCTTTACTTGTTTGCCGAAATTGACTTAGATATTTATAAGTTCTCTAATGATGAAGATTTTGTTTTGCGATTCTTAGAAGAAGAGCACGTGCTTTTGGTACATGGTTCGGGTTTCAACTACGAACGTTCTGCAGCTTTCCGCGTGGTATTCTTGCCTTATGAAGAGGATTTACAACGCGCCTTTGATCGCCTCGAAAAATTCTTAGCTCGTCATCGTCGTAAGTAA
- the aroA gene encoding 3-phosphoshikimate 1-carboxyvinyltransferase gives MEKITLPKISSIQGTVKLPGSKSISNRSLLLAALGEGQITLENVLSSNDVDRMFEALQTLNIPCSRNVEERTVELQGCAGPLPNGDFNLYLENAGTAVRSMSAAICASKGNYVIDGNARMRERPIKDLVDALQKLNIDISYEFNTDCPPLNIKANGIKGGVTSVNGSVSSQYITALLLASPLAEDTVTINIDGELTSKPYVDMTIGLMKKFGVDVTNDNYQTFTVPAPQKYINPCNFIVEGDAGSASYFLGAAAINGHVKVYGCGKDSIQGESGFAGVMGQMGAEVTYGDNFIEVKSNGTLNGIDIDMNTMTDTGMTLAVVAMFAKGTTTIRNIANWQVKETERITAVATELKRAGASVEEGPDYLVINPPEKILNCEIETYDDHRMAMAFAILSLGTEITILDPLCCKKTFPDYFTVREGLVK, from the coding sequence TTGGAAAAAATTACCCTTCCGAAAATCAGCTCTATTCAGGGCACAGTAAAACTTCCTGGATCCAAGAGTATATCTAACCGTAGCCTACTCCTCGCTGCTCTCGGCGAAGGCCAAATCACTTTAGAGAACGTCCTTTCCAGTAATGATGTGGACCGCATGTTCGAAGCACTACAAACTCTCAACATCCCCTGCAGTCGCAATGTGGAAGAAAGAACTGTAGAACTCCAAGGCTGTGCAGGACCGCTCCCCAATGGCGACTTTAATCTCTATTTAGAAAACGCTGGTACAGCTGTCCGCAGCATGAGTGCCGCCATTTGCGCTAGTAAAGGCAACTACGTTATCGACGGTAACGCTCGCATGCGCGAACGCCCAATTAAAGATCTTGTTGATGCACTACAAAAGCTCAATATCGACATCTCTTACGAGTTCAACACTGATTGTCCCCCACTGAACATCAAAGCTAATGGCATCAAAGGTGGCGTAACAAGCGTTAACGGTTCTGTTTCTAGTCAATACATCACCGCCCTGCTTCTCGCCTCTCCTTTAGCCGAAGACACAGTAACTATCAACATCGATGGTGAGCTCACGTCTAAGCCTTACGTCGATATGACCATTGGCCTCATGAAAAAATTTGGCGTCGACGTTACCAACGACAATTACCAAACATTCACTGTTCCAGCTCCACAAAAATACATCAACCCCTGCAACTTCATTGTCGAAGGTGACGCTGGCTCAGCTTCCTACTTCCTAGGGGCAGCAGCGATAAACGGCCACGTTAAAGTCTACGGCTGCGGTAAAGATAGCATCCAGGGTGAATCTGGTTTTGCTGGCGTTATGGGCCAAATGGGCGCTGAAGTGACTTACGGCGATAACTTCATCGAAGTGAAATCTAATGGCACACTTAATGGTATCGACATCGATATGAACACCATGACAGACACAGGCATGACTCTCGCTGTTGTTGCGATGTTCGCAAAAGGAACTACAACTATTCGCAATATTGCCAACTGGCAGGTTAAAGAGACCGAGCGTATCACGGCTGTTGCAACAGAGCTCAAAAGAGCGGGTGCAAGTGTTGAAGAAGGACCTGACTACCTCGTCATCAATCCACCAGAAAAAATCTTAAACTGCGAAATCGAAACTTATGATGATCACCGTATGGCTATGGCATTTGCGATTCTCAGTCTCGGAACAGAGATCACCATCCTTGATCCTCTCTGCTGTAAAAAAACCTTCCCTGACTATTTCACTGTACGCGAAGGTCTAGTTAAATAA
- the frr gene encoding ribosome recycling factor: MAYTVDTVVDEITEKMDKAIAHFQSQIDAYSTGKATPALVQDIMVDAYGTKMRLKETAGISTPDARTIAIQPYDATILPDIEKALMMANIGITPMNDGQLIRLPIPELTEDRRKDMVKDLKGKGEEHKINIRNIRREGNDYLKKALKDHELSEDHQKGLVTDIQDLTNKKIDEIASLSAAKEKDLMTV, translated from the coding sequence ATGGCTTATACAGTAGACACAGTTGTTGACGAAATCACTGAAAAAATGGATAAGGCAATTGCCCACTTCCAATCTCAAATTGATGCTTATAGCACGGGTAAAGCGACTCCCGCCCTCGTTCAAGATATCATGGTTGATGCTTACGGCACAAAAATGCGCCTTAAAGAAACAGCCGGCATCAGTACTCCTGATGCTCGTACAATCGCTATCCAGCCCTACGATGCAACAATTCTTCCCGATATCGAAAAAGCTCTGATGATGGCGAACATCGGTATCACTCCAATGAATGACGGCCAGCTCATTCGCCTCCCTATTCCTGAACTTACTGAAGATCGTCGTAAAGACATGGTTAAAGACCTCAAGGGTAAAGGTGAAGAACACAAGATCAACATCCGTAATATCCGTCGCGAGGGTAATGATTACCTCAAAAAAGCTCTCAAGGACCACGAGCTTTCTGAAGACCACCAAAAGGGTCTCGTAACTGACATCCAAGATCTCACTAACAAAAAGATCGATGAAATCGCTTCATTGAGCGCTGCCAAAGAAAAGGATTTAATGACCGTTTAA
- a CDS encoding MBL fold metallo-hydrolase: MFELTSLASGSKGNCTLIENDTSAYIIDCGLSFKKLCEKMKALGKDLGKLKGIFVTHEHADHASGVRICADKLDIAVYANHDTALMLKQKNRMGKKCVIFENGQEIFLDGMCFQPFSVPHDAVNTVAYKVECEGRKISVLTDLGSVTELVVNQVQGSEVLILECNYDQDMLMNCGRPWRTIQRIMSRHGHLSNEQAMELLERLMHPGLKDLYIGHISEDTNDYALVYDVVTKTLDKLGRNDIKPQILRRHGLLEA, encoded by the coding sequence ATGTTTGAACTGACGTCTTTGGCCAGTGGCTCAAAAGGTAACTGTACGCTTATCGAGAATGATACTTCGGCCTACATCATTGATTGTGGCTTAAGTTTTAAGAAACTCTGTGAAAAAATGAAGGCTCTTGGCAAAGATTTGGGGAAACTCAAAGGTATATTTGTCACTCATGAACACGCTGACCACGCCTCTGGTGTTCGAATCTGTGCCGATAAATTGGATATTGCGGTTTACGCAAATCACGATACGGCTCTTATGCTCAAGCAAAAAAACCGCATGGGCAAAAAATGTGTGATTTTTGAAAATGGTCAAGAGATCTTTTTAGACGGAATGTGTTTTCAGCCTTTTTCAGTTCCACATGATGCGGTGAATACGGTGGCTTACAAAGTCGAATGCGAAGGTCGCAAAATTTCTGTTCTAACTGACTTGGGGAGTGTGACTGAGCTCGTTGTTAATCAAGTTCAGGGCAGTGAAGTTCTCATCTTAGAATGTAACTACGATCAGGATATGTTGATGAATTGTGGTCGTCCCTGGCGTACAATTCAACGAATCATGAGTCGTCATGGTCATTTAAGTAATGAGCAGGCCATGGAGCTTTTAGAGCGTCTCATGCACCCAGGACTCAAAGATTTGTATATCGGTCACATCTCTGAAGATACCAATGACTACGCCTTGGTTTATGATGTTGTTACGAAGACTTTGGATAAGTTGGGGCGCAACGATATTAAACCGCAGATTTTAAGGCGTCACGGCCTCTTAGAGGCCTAA
- a CDS encoding WG repeat-containing protein, translating into MFFQKISLLSACLMCLSGFALEPFRGEKLWGFKDDKDKLVVEEQFLEVRSFVRKLAAVRNENGWGFINDKGILILEPQAEEEPKSLGGRTYFKVKKQMGMVDNAQGLLVFPAQYQSIKKFGDKLYLLKKGDLWYASDDKGQFVLSSGFSLVYKINESFLAFKTDKGWGIIDQTPSIVTQPFAEKIDAPKGGMMRFKKNGLYGFMDNAGQLIISAEYEDATEFTDSGVAFVKNGQMWDKIDRQGNVLNQSSSAAQEDPVDLVARLFKQDKKDTKVEIYNSNNYHRYNYAYPYVYRRAYMRPVPYKHPRYNKRYPKTSFGLGTHLYFRDGKIRVGGGPSMGVGWRL; encoded by the coding sequence ATGTTTTTTCAAAAAATTAGTTTACTAAGTGCTTGTTTGATGTGCTTGTCAGGTTTTGCTTTAGAGCCTTTCCGTGGAGAAAAACTTTGGGGTTTTAAGGATGATAAAGATAAGCTTGTCGTGGAAGAGCAGTTTCTTGAAGTTCGTTCTTTTGTAAGGAAGCTAGCGGCGGTGAGAAATGAAAACGGCTGGGGTTTCATCAATGATAAGGGCATCTTAATCTTAGAACCTCAAGCCGAGGAAGAGCCCAAATCTTTGGGCGGACGTACGTATTTTAAAGTTAAGAAGCAAATGGGCATGGTCGATAATGCCCAAGGGCTTTTGGTCTTTCCCGCACAGTACCAAAGTATTAAAAAATTTGGCGATAAACTTTACCTTTTAAAAAAGGGTGATTTATGGTATGCCTCGGATGATAAAGGACAATTTGTCTTAAGCTCGGGTTTTAGCCTCGTTTATAAAATTAATGAAAGTTTTCTAGCCTTTAAAACCGATAAGGGCTGGGGAATTATTGATCAAACGCCCTCAATTGTCACTCAGCCCTTTGCAGAAAAGATTGATGCTCCCAAGGGTGGAATGATGCGCTTTAAGAAAAATGGGCTCTATGGTTTTATGGATAATGCAGGGCAGTTGATCATAAGTGCAGAATACGAAGATGCGACAGAGTTTACTGATTCGGGAGTGGCTTTTGTGAAAAATGGTCAGATGTGGGATAAAATAGATCGTCAAGGCAATGTCTTGAATCAGAGTTCGAGTGCAGCGCAAGAAGATCCGGTTGATTTGGTGGCGCGTTTATTCAAGCAAGATAAAAAAGATACGAAAGTCGAGATCTATAATAGTAATAACTACCATCGTTATAACTATGCATATCCTTATGTTTACCGCCGTGCTTACATGCGTCCAGTTCCTTATAAACACCCGAGATACAATAAACGCTACCCAAAAACAAGTTTTGGTTTGGGGACTCATCTTTACTTTAGAGATGGTAAGATTCGTGTCGGTGGTGGTCCCAGTATGGGTGTGGGTTGGAGACTCTAG
- a CDS encoding mechanosensitive ion channel family protein — protein MKFFTLLTLCFSFILSAEHASDRALDSLVTIIDSGAQRDQVDRFFMEPKADLDLQKFSQVLKRIQLHEIEAMVEGPVVYYPINEAAIYMLETESGWKFAPSATRHFDDIYQAAFKFSSPEKTIEYYLESILAKNYSESLSCIIRGKENFQYLEGKLPESSAFALENFAVFMQANPLDTLQADSYEVDVLRTYNTDLGEINFVLDRGDWLITSSTSKNLIRDHFGQENINDLSEVLPDELSGVVLMLRKMQWLYIVVVLFFGFALQWILTKILRRTIVRKFERHGKVISSKKSNKFLGVFSMAISFYLLIPYVAEPSDILLKSRKVAFIIALIAGIMVLSKVLDLVMNVFYDKAQGTQTKVDDVLIPMVHKVFRFILFFVGFSFVASNMGVNVTSIIAGLGIGGVALALAAKDTVENVFGSITLLFDRPFEVGDWVVINNVEGTVESIGLRSTRVRTFYCSLVNVPNANLIRANVDNFGRRSYRRIKTVLSITYDTPPEKIEAFCEGVREVIRNHPTTRKDYYHVYLNQFNSSSLDILLYCFLDVSDWAIELRERQRLFLDIIRLANRLGVSFAFPTQSLHMVKPEDLYEPELATKVENIENSYIGARQKANQVIQESGSTRSHPGAINYKSGNDYVLSEKG, from the coding sequence ATGAAATTTTTTACTTTACTTACGCTTTGCTTCAGTTTTATTCTGAGTGCGGAGCATGCTTCGGATCGCGCTTTAGATTCCTTAGTAACAATAATTGATTCCGGGGCTCAGAGAGATCAGGTCGATCGTTTCTTTATGGAACCCAAAGCTGATTTAGATTTACAGAAGTTTTCTCAGGTGCTCAAGCGCATTCAGTTGCATGAGATCGAGGCAATGGTTGAAGGACCAGTTGTTTACTATCCCATCAACGAAGCAGCTATTTACATGTTGGAAACAGAGAGCGGCTGGAAGTTTGCGCCTTCCGCAACGCGCCATTTTGACGATATTTATCAGGCGGCTTTCAAGTTTTCGAGCCCAGAGAAGACGATTGAGTATTATTTAGAAAGTATTTTAGCCAAAAACTATAGTGAATCACTCTCCTGCATTATTCGCGGTAAAGAAAATTTTCAGTACCTAGAAGGCAAATTGCCCGAGTCGTCGGCGTTTGCTCTAGAAAATTTTGCTGTATTTATGCAGGCGAATCCTTTAGATACTTTGCAGGCGGATTCCTATGAAGTCGATGTCTTGCGAACTTACAATACAGATTTAGGTGAAATCAACTTCGTACTCGATCGTGGTGATTGGCTGATAACTTCCTCCACCTCAAAGAATTTGATTCGCGATCATTTTGGTCAAGAAAATATCAATGATTTGAGTGAAGTTCTTCCCGATGAATTGAGCGGAGTTGTTTTGATGCTGCGCAAAATGCAGTGGCTCTATATCGTCGTTGTGTTATTCTTCGGCTTTGCCTTGCAATGGATTCTGACTAAGATTCTTCGCCGTACAATTGTCAGGAAATTTGAGCGTCATGGCAAAGTCATTTCCAGTAAGAAGAGTAATAAGTTCTTGGGTGTTTTCTCGATGGCGATTTCATTTTACTTATTGATTCCCTATGTGGCGGAACCTTCCGATATTCTCCTGAAGAGCCGTAAAGTTGCCTTTATTATAGCGCTGATTGCAGGCATTATGGTGCTTTCGAAGGTTCTCGATTTAGTCATGAATGTTTTTTATGATAAGGCGCAGGGAACTCAGACGAAAGTTGATGACGTACTCATCCCCATGGTGCATAAAGTTTTTCGCTTTATTTTGTTTTTTGTGGGCTTCTCTTTTGTCGCTAGCAATATGGGGGTCAATGTTACCAGTATTATTGCCGGTTTAGGTATCGGTGGTGTGGCTCTTGCGCTCGCCGCAAAAGATACTGTAGAGAACGTTTTCGGCTCGATTACTTTGCTCTTTGACCGTCCCTTTGAAGTGGGCGACTGGGTGGTGATTAATAATGTTGAGGGCACGGTGGAATCGATTGGCTTGCGTTCGACTCGAGTGCGTACTTTCTACTGTTCCTTAGTGAATGTGCCCAATGCGAATTTGATTCGTGCTAATGTGGATAACTTTGGTCGTCGTTCTTACCGCCGCATTAAAACAGTTTTAAGCATTACTTATGATACGCCGCCAGAAAAGATTGAAGCTTTTTGTGAGGGGGTACGCGAAGTGATTCGCAATCATCCGACCACACGCAAAGATTATTATCACGTGTACCTAAATCAGTTTAATTCTTCCTCCCTAGATATTCTTTTGTACTGCTTCCTCGACGTGAGTGATTGGGCAATTGAGCTACGTGAACGTCAGCGTTTATTTTTAGATATCATTCGCTTGGCCAATCGCCTTGGTGTCTCTTTTGCCTTCCCAACTCAAAGTCTACATATGGTGAAGCCAGAGGATTTATATGAACCCGAATTGGCAACTAAAGTGGAAAATATCGAAAATTCATATATAGGTGCAAGGCAAAAAGCTAATCAAGTGATACAAGAAAGTGGTAGTACTCGTTCCCATCCCGGAGCTATAAACTACAAATCAGGGAATGACTACGTACTTTCTGAAAAAGGTTAA
- a CDS encoding response regulator, protein MEVSNKNILVIDDNPVVLEILKDCLNKEGYTVKTADDGLEAVNLVEDFVPAGIITDIVMPNMEGLETITKMRQLFPEVKIIAITGKIYSSGFDNLETAKVFGADATVRKPFSCKDVIDELDKLLI, encoded by the coding sequence ATGGAAGTGTCAAATAAAAATATTTTAGTGATTGATGATAATCCAGTCGTTCTAGAAATCCTAAAGGACTGTCTAAACAAAGAAGGCTACACAGTAAAAACAGCTGACGATGGTCTAGAAGCTGTTAATTTAGTGGAAGATTTCGTCCCTGCTGGAATCATTACTGATATCGTCATGCCCAATATGGAAGGTCTCGAAACCATTACCAAGATGCGCCAGCTCTTCCCCGAGGTTAAAATCATTGCCATCACAGGAAAAATTTATTCCTCTGGTTTTGACAACCTCGAAACAGCTAAAGTATTTGGAGCAGACGCGACAGTACGAAAACCCTTCTCATGTAAAGATGTAATTGACGAGCTCGATAAACTCCTTATCTAG
- the tal gene encoding transaldolase, which translates to MSVLDSLKSKTTVVADTGDFEAMKTYLPTDATTNPSLIYAASQMPQYASLVDDAIAYGKGKSSDKAVQLDLAMDKLSVNFGLEILKIVPRYVSTEVDARLSYDMQGTVDKARELIALYEEAGISKDRILIKIASTWEGVKAAEVLRKEGIRCNMTLLFSFAQAVACAEAGVYLISPFVGRIRDWYMKDTGLEYGPEEDPGVISVRNIYNYYKKFGYETVVMGASFRTADEVMALAGCDLLTIAPKLLKELEERNEDLPTHLSEETAVDKCENEKIELDEKSFRWMHNSDAMAVEKLAQGIRGFAADLEKLEAYIAEKL; encoded by the coding sequence ATGAGTGTTTTAGACAGCTTAAAATCAAAAACAACTGTGGTAGCCGATACAGGTGACTTCGAGGCAATGAAAACTTACTTGCCGACAGATGCGACGACCAACCCTTCTTTAATTTATGCCGCTTCACAGATGCCTCAGTACGCATCATTAGTTGATGATGCAATTGCTTACGGCAAAGGGAAATCAAGTGATAAAGCTGTTCAGCTTGATTTAGCAATGGACAAGCTCTCAGTGAATTTTGGCCTCGAGATTTTGAAAATCGTTCCTCGTTATGTTTCAACTGAAGTTGATGCAAGATTATCTTACGATATGCAGGGTACAGTGGATAAAGCACGTGAACTCATTGCTCTCTATGAAGAGGCGGGCATTTCTAAAGATCGTATTTTGATTAAAATTGCGTCCACTTGGGAAGGCGTAAAAGCTGCAGAAGTTCTTCGTAAAGAAGGCATTCGTTGCAACATGACTTTACTCTTTAGTTTTGCTCAGGCCGTGGCTTGTGCTGAAGCTGGCGTTTACCTCATCTCTCCTTTTGTTGGTCGTATTCGCGATTGGTACATGAAGGATACGGGTTTGGAATATGGTCCTGAAGAAGATCCTGGTGTGATCTCTGTACGTAATATTTATAATTACTACAAAAAATTTGGCTACGAGACAGTAGTGATGGGTGCATCATTCCGTACAGCTGATGAAGTGATGGCTTTAGCGGGGTGCGATTTATTGACAATTGCACCAAAGCTTCTTAAAGAACTCGAAGAGCGCAACGAAGATTTGCCTACTCACCTCTCTGAAGAAACCGCAGTAGATAAATGTGAAAATGAAAAGATTGAACTCGACGAAAAATCTTTCCGTTGGATGCATAACTCAGATGCAATGGCAGTAGAAAAACTTGCTCAAGGTATCCGCGGTTTTGCGGCGGACTTAGAGAAATTAGAAGCCTACATCGCTGAAAAACTCTAG
- a CDS encoding cupin domain-containing protein, with protein sequence MKVENFDQLALKNVAHKCDVKRQRFLEKGDIPFLTNFSRAFFEVGQKVEAHVHEDMHEVFFVLKGEGEMEVDGEVFEIKCNDAIWIEAGESHQIQALSPLELLYFGLEEKE encoded by the coding sequence ATGAAAGTTGAAAATTTTGATCAATTAGCGCTTAAGAATGTGGCTCATAAATGCGATGTGAAACGTCAGCGCTTTCTGGAGAAAGGCGATATTCCTTTCTTAACTAATTTCTCTCGTGCTTTTTTTGAAGTGGGGCAAAAAGTTGAGGCTCACGTTCATGAGGATATGCACGAAGTTTTTTTCGTGTTAAAGGGTGAAGGAGAAATGGAGGTCGATGGTGAAGTCTTTGAAATTAAATGCAATGATGCGATTTGGATTGAGGCAGGGGAAAGTCATCAAATTCAAGCCTTAAGTCCTTTGGAATTACTTTATTTCGGCCTTGAAGAAAAGGAATAA